The genomic stretch ACCACGCACCGATAAAAATCTTTTGTCAGAGATTAAAGCAAAATACAATTTACCCGATGAATTTGTGCTTTATGTCGGCGACCTCAATTGGAGCAAAAATATACCCAAACTAATCGATGTCTGTCTAAACCTAAAAATCCCTCTCGTCCTGGTTGGTTCCGCCGCCACCCGTAAAAATGTAGTCGACCACCCCTGGAACAAAGACATTCTTTGGGTTCAGTCTATAGCACCATCGCTCCAATCCTCTAAAGCTCTAACACTAACGGGCTTCGTTCCCGACGGAGATCTCCCCCTAATCTTCAACCTCGCCACAATTTATTGTCAGCCATCCTACGCCGAAGGTTTTGGCTTACCTCTTGTCCAAGCGATGAAATCCGGCTGTCCAGTCGCATATAGCCAGGAATCAAGTATCCCCGAAATTATGGACTACAATGGCGTTTTTTTTGATCCGTATTCTCAAAAATCCATGGAAAAAGCGATTGGCTCCCTTTGGAAAAGTAGAAAACTCAGACAAAAATACGCACAGCTTGGCCGCAAAAGAGCGGAAATTTTTGACTGGAGCTACACCGCCATTCAAACTCTATCCGTTTACGAATTAGCCCTAATCGACCAAAATGGGTAACAAACCACACTTTCTGTCTGTCATTATCCCAATCTACAAACAGGAAAAGACTCTATTTCAAGATTTATGTAATATTAGCCAAACACTCGAAAAGATTCGCTATGACTATGAGATTATCGCCGTCGTTGATGGAAAATATATCGACAAGTCTTATCAGATAGCCAAAAAATGTCAAATCAAAAAATTAAAAGTTTTTGCTTATAAAAAAAACCGGGGCAAGGGCTATGCCGTCCGTTTTGGGATGGCACACACAAGAGGGGATTATATCGCCTTTATTGACGCCGGTATGGAAATAGACCCCAACGGAATATCAATGGTTCTCGAGCATATGGAATGGTATAACGCCGATATTGTTGTTGCCTCTAAAAAACATCCAGCCTCCAGAGTTAACTACCCTCTTCAAAGAAAGGTAATAAGTTTTGGTGCTTTTATCGTTGCCAGAATTCTTTTGGGAATCACCATCCACGACACCCAAGCCGGTCTTAAAATCTTTAAAAGGAGAGTTCTAAAAAAGGTGCTTCCCAGATTATTAGTTAAAAATTACGCTTTTGACCTGGAAATCCTGTCGGTCGCCAATCACCTCGGATTTAATCGTATATACGAAGCTCCCGTAAAACTAACATACTGTTTTGATAGCTTAACTCATGCCACAGGATTAAAAACTATTTATAATAGCCTACTCGATGCCTTGGCAGTTTTTTACCGTCTCCGAATCCTGCATTATTACGACAACCACAATAAACGGGAGTGGGTGTACGACAAAGATTTAGATATGAGAATTAATACCGGAAAATAAAATGACAATTCCTATCTTTTCAATTATTATTCCCGTCAAAGTCCCCACTCAATATCTCAAAGAAACCCTTAAAAAACTAAAAAAACAAAGTTTTAAATCCTTTGAGATACTTGTTATTACCGATAAGATTTCGAAAAGCTCCAATCCCTCTGTTAAGCGAAATCTTGGGGCCAAAATGGCCAAAGGAAAGTATTTGGCTTTTTTGGACGACGATTCGTATCCGTCAAGAAATTGGTTAAAAAACGCCAAAATAGTTCTTGATAAAAAATCAACTGCAGCCGCTGCTTGCGGCCCCTGTTTAACCCCGCCCAAAGACACTGTTGGACAACTTGCTTCAGGATTATTCTGGTCAAGTTGTCTCGGAAGCGGGGGAGCCGGAAACTATCGAAGCTCAGTCCAAGCTAGCCGATCGGTTGATGATTTTCCGTCAGTCAATTTGATTGTCAAAAAAAAAGACTTCGACAAAATTGGTGGCTTTAGTACCAAGGACTGGCCGGGAGAAGACACGGTGCTCTGTCTCGACTTAACAAAAAAACTCAACAAACAAATTATTTATAATCCAAAAATTGTTGTTTATCACCACCGCCGTACTATTCTCAAACCGCACCTCCAACAAATTGGCCGCTATGCCAAGATGAGGGGCTCTTTTGTCAAAAAATATCCCGCCACTAGCGCTCGTCTCGGTTATTTCCTCCCTAGCCTATTTTTTTTGTACCTCATTTCACTCCCAATCCATCGCTTCCTTTTTCCCCTCTATCTGTACCTACTTGCCCTTTTTATAACTTTTTTAATTTTTATTAAAAACAAAAGTAATCCCACAGCCTCCTTTTTGGCCATAATCATCACCCCGATTACCCATCTTTATTATGGTATTTTATTCCTAGTCGGCCTTTTTCAAAATGAAAAATAAATTCTCTGTCTCCATCTCTTACCCACCTCTCGAATCTACCAAAGGTTCAGCTTTTTTATCTCAAAACCGCCAATTTCAATGGGGCAACACCGACAGTGTTTTCTATCCGGTAATTATGGCCTATGCCGCAACTCTTCTAAAAAAAAACGATTATCAGGTTTTTTGGGATGATGCCATTGCTGAAAGACTCAGCTACCAAAAATGGCTTTCCAGGCTAATCACCAACAATCCCGACCTGGTTGTAATCGAAACAAAAACTCCGGTTGTCAAAAAACACTGGCAAATAATCAGTGATATCAAAGATAAACTCCCAAAAACTAAAATCGCCCTTATCGGCGACCACGTAACCGCCCTGCCGCAAGAATCGATATCAAACTCCAAAGTTGATTTCGTCTTAACCGGCGGTGATTACGATTTTATGATTCTAAACCTCGCCGATCAGTTATCAAAAAATATATGCCCCGACAAAATCATTAACACACCACCCACTCATC from Candidatus Shapirobacteria bacterium encodes the following:
- a CDS encoding glycosyltransferase family 1 protein, whose translation is MKKNVKIAIDISPLNDGNITRGVGHYTQHLVSAIQKEVKTNPKYVNYQIDLIKNSKLEIKNYDLVHYPYFDPFFLTLPPQNKTPFLATVHDLIPRQFKTHFPVGIKGEIKWLIQKHRLRQAKYIITVSHFSKYIINDLIEYPKDKIFVTYEAADDNFKPRTDKNLLSEIKAKYNLPDEFVLYVGDLNWSKNIPKLIDVCLNLKIPLVLVGSAATRKNVVDHPWNKDILWVQSIAPSLQSSKALTLTGFVPDGDLPLIFNLATIYCQPSYAEGFGLPLVQAMKSGCPVAYSQESSIPEIMDYNGVFFDPYSQKSMEKAIGSLWKSRKLRQKYAQLGRKRAEIFDWSYTAIQTLSVYELALIDQNG
- a CDS encoding glycosyltransferase encodes the protein MGNKPHFLSVIIPIYKQEKTLFQDLCNISQTLEKIRYDYEIIAVVDGKYIDKSYQIAKKCQIKKLKVFAYKKNRGKGYAVRFGMAHTRGDYIAFIDAGMEIDPNGISMVLEHMEWYNADIVVASKKHPASRVNYPLQRKVISFGAFIVARILLGITIHDTQAGLKIFKRRVLKKVLPRLLVKNYAFDLEILSVANHLGFNRIYEAPVKLTYCFDSLTHATGLKTIYNSLLDALAVFYRLRILHYYDNHNKREWVYDKDLDMRINTGK
- a CDS encoding glycosyltransferase, encoding MTIPIFSIIIPVKVPTQYLKETLKKLKKQSFKSFEILVITDKISKSSNPSVKRNLGAKMAKGKYLAFLDDDSYPSRNWLKNAKIVLDKKSTAAAACGPCLTPPKDTVGQLASGLFWSSCLGSGGAGNYRSSVQASRSVDDFPSVNLIVKKKDFDKIGGFSTKDWPGEDTVLCLDLTKKLNKQIIYNPKIVVYHHRRTILKPHLQQIGRYAKMRGSFVKKYPATSARLGYFLPSLFFLYLISLPIHRFLFPLYLYLLALFITFLIFIKNKSNPTASFLAIIITPITHLYYGILFLVGLFQNEK